A single Saccopteryx bilineata isolate mSacBil1 chromosome 9, mSacBil1_pri_phased_curated, whole genome shotgun sequence DNA region contains:
- the DEPP1 gene encoding LOW QUALITY PROTEIN: protein DEPP1 (The sequence of the model RefSeq protein was modified relative to this genomic sequence to represent the inferred CDS: inserted 2 bases in 2 codons; substituted 1 base at 1 genomic stop codon), with protein MRSQLLLSVVRLPIIQESWEEMLXSPIQDDYMRSISQLAQPTSVLNEAATGALLSRPHWPAQACRKSCSTGSLQDSQQPLLPGASTTDPLGWLFGQSQEKQPKXRDLPRRIGPSVDTWGPHREVDSSKAXGVPQGKFCDAKAPRHCLVRLLMDRLPGS; from the exons ATGAGGTCCCAGCTCCTGCTTTCTGTGGTCCGTCTGCCCATAATCCAGGAGAGCTGGGAGGAGATGT CATCCCCCATCCAGGATGACTACATGAGGTCTATCAGTCAGCTAGCACAGCCCACCTCAGTGCTGAATGAGGCAGCCACTGGGGCCCTACTCAGCAGACCCCACTGGCCAGCACAAGCCTGCAGAAAGAGCTGCTCCACTGGGTCCCTACAAGACAGCCAGCAGCCCCTGCTGCCTGGAGCCAGCACCACTGACCCCCTGGGCTGGCTCTTTGGACAgtcccaggaaaagcagccaaaatGAAGGGACCTGCCAAGAAGGATTGGTCCCTCTGTTGACACCTGGGGTCCTCACAGAGAGGTGGACAGCAGCAAGG CAGGGGTCCCCCAAGGGAAGTTCTGTGATGCTAAGGCACCAAGGCACTGTCTAGTGAGACTGTTAATGGATCGGCTTCCGGGCTCCTGA